From Sphingomonas sp., the proteins below share one genomic window:
- a CDS encoding cystathionine gamma-synthase family protein translates to MTDATEADLTGGTPRPRPEGEVETIGGRKLKPATMMMGHGYDPMLSEGALKPPIFLTSTFVFPNAAAGKRHFEGVTGKRPGGAEGLVYSRFNGPNQEILEDRLAIWEEAEDALAFSSGMSAIATLFLSMVKPGDTIVHSGPLYAATETLISRILGRFGVQWLDFPAGATREEIDAVLTKASTGNVALIYLESPANPTNALVDVEAVAASRDAIFTGDTKPPIAIDNTFLGPLWAQPLRQGADIVVYSLTKYAGGHSDLVAGGVLGTKAHINTIRLMRNTIGTICDPNTAWMLLRSLETLELRMSRAGENAAKVCEFLASHPKVEKVGYLGFLERGEDKRQADIYRRHCTGAGSTFSLYLKGGEKEAFAFLDALKIAKLAVSLGGTETLASHPAGMTHLSVAEDRKQALGITDNLVRISIGVEDADDLIADFENALKAV, encoded by the coding sequence ATGACCGACGCCACCGAAGCCGATCTGACCGGCGGCACCCCCCGTCCCCGCCCCGAAGGCGAGGTCGAGACAATCGGCGGCCGCAAGCTCAAGCCAGCGACGATGATGATGGGGCACGGCTATGATCCGATGCTGTCGGAAGGCGCGCTGAAGCCGCCGATCTTCCTCACCTCTACCTTCGTCTTCCCCAATGCCGCGGCGGGCAAGCGCCACTTCGAGGGCGTGACCGGCAAGCGGCCAGGCGGGGCCGAGGGCCTGGTCTATTCGCGCTTCAATGGTCCGAACCAGGAGATCTTGGAAGACCGTCTTGCCATCTGGGAAGAGGCTGAGGACGCGCTCGCCTTTTCGTCGGGCATGTCGGCGATCGCCACCTTGTTCCTGTCGATGGTCAAGCCGGGCGACACGATCGTCCATTCGGGTCCGCTCTATGCAGCGACAGAGACGCTGATCTCGCGCATCCTGGGCCGGTTCGGTGTCCAGTGGCTCGACTTCCCGGCGGGCGCCACGCGCGAGGAAATCGACGCGGTGCTTACAAAGGCGTCGACCGGCAATGTCGCGCTGATCTATCTGGAGAGCCCGGCCAACCCGACCAACGCGCTGGTCGACGTGGAAGCAGTCGCCGCCAGCCGCGACGCGATCTTCACGGGCGACACCAAGCCGCCAATCGCGATTGACAATACCTTCCTCGGCCCGCTCTGGGCGCAGCCGCTGCGGCAGGGCGCGGATATCGTCGTATACTCGCTGACTAAATATGCGGGCGGCCATTCGGACCTGGTCGCGGGCGGCGTGCTCGGCACCAAGGCACACATCAACACGATCCGGCTGATGCGCAACACGATCGGCACGATCTGTGATCCCAACACTGCGTGGATGCTGCTCCGCTCGCTGGAGACGCTGGAGCTCCGCATGAGCCGCGCGGGCGAGAATGCCGCCAAGGTATGCGAATTCCTCGCGAGCCATCCCAAGGTGGAGAAGGTCGGCTATCTCGGCTTCCTGGAGCGCGGCGAAGACAAGCGTCAGGCCGATATCTACCGTCGCCATTGCACCGGCGCAGGTTCGACCTTCTCGCTCTACCTCAAGGGCGGCGAGAAGGAAGCGTTCGCCTTCCTCGACGCGCTCAAGATCGCCAAGCTGGCGGTGAGCCTGGGCGGCACCGAGACGCTTGCTTCGCATCCGGCGGGGATGACGCATTTGTCGGTCGCCGAGGACCGCAAGCAGGCGCTGGGGATCACCGACAATCTCGTCCGCATCTCGATCGGCGTCGAGGATGCCGACGACCTGATCGCCGACTTCGAAAATGCGCTGAAGGCGGTGTGA
- a CDS encoding tyrosine-type recombinase/integrase — translation MAESRRSGAGSRKAKAGEAQRFELGPFWLWYRRDRDDWNICWLDGRVTRRASTGVGGVGGNPPEEAKLALVDHWTAWKARAEAIMPTGPRGPQEVLLADLTAAWLEEHVAHLESPERYLDSVDRLEAFWTELRAQQLLPEPFTVASVSNALVDAFIAWRNGQGVSAPTISRDLAALRGPINWAVKPEINRLSSAPKIKDVKGRKKPKELEWSPEQVAALLDAARAAPERDHVFLFIMIMLSTHGRAEATLELDAAQIRRGMIHFLRPGEEQTRKRRPIVPISPTLAPWLEGATGKIIRYRVPTSQKTRAAGGPDHYERPTSDIGNAFEGVLLAAHTARPDLGFAQQARDEAGELVWLPPRRKLGETRPRPKMRGIGTPNTLRHTIHTWHKRYGVPDAQIDAAAGHSEEGTGANYTHLRPEYLREFIASTEAFWAAVEEHTSAHLLYPREVNVESIAAMRCRR, via the coding sequence ATGGCAGAGAGTAGACGAAGCGGTGCAGGTTCCCGCAAGGCCAAGGCCGGCGAAGCCCAGCGCTTCGAGCTCGGACCGTTCTGGCTTTGGTACCGGCGCGACCGCGACGACTGGAATATCTGTTGGCTCGACGGACGTGTCACTCGGCGCGCATCGACGGGTGTCGGCGGTGTCGGCGGAAATCCGCCGGAAGAAGCGAAACTCGCCCTCGTAGACCATTGGACGGCATGGAAGGCGCGGGCCGAGGCCATCATGCCAACGGGCCCGCGCGGCCCGCAAGAGGTGCTGCTCGCAGATCTAACCGCGGCTTGGCTTGAAGAGCATGTCGCGCACCTCGAAAGCCCCGAGCGCTACCTCGATAGCGTCGATCGCCTCGAAGCGTTCTGGACTGAGCTGCGCGCGCAGCAGTTGCTGCCGGAGCCGTTCACGGTGGCCAGCGTGTCGAACGCGCTGGTCGACGCTTTCATTGCTTGGCGCAACGGCCAGGGCGTTTCGGCACCCACGATCTCGCGCGACCTGGCGGCGCTCCGTGGCCCGATCAACTGGGCAGTGAAGCCGGAGATCAACCGGCTTTCGAGCGCGCCAAAAATCAAGGATGTGAAGGGCCGCAAGAAGCCGAAGGAGCTGGAGTGGAGCCCTGAGCAGGTCGCCGCACTGCTCGACGCGGCGAGGGCCGCGCCCGAGCGCGATCACGTGTTCCTGTTTATCATGATCATGCTGAGCACCCATGGGCGCGCCGAGGCGACGCTGGAGCTGGACGCGGCGCAGATCCGGCGCGGCATGATCCACTTTCTTCGCCCAGGTGAAGAGCAGACCCGCAAGCGGCGCCCGATCGTGCCGATCAGCCCCACACTCGCGCCGTGGCTGGAGGGCGCCACCGGCAAGATCATCCGGTATCGCGTGCCCACGTCGCAGAAGACCCGCGCTGCCGGTGGCCCTGACCACTACGAGCGTCCGACGAGCGACATCGGCAACGCCTTCGAGGGCGTGCTGCTCGCCGCGCACACGGCGCGGCCTGATCTAGGGTTTGCACAGCAGGCGCGCGACGAGGCAGGCGAACTGGTGTGGCTTCCGCCCCGCCGCAAGCTAGGCGAGACACGGCCCAGACCTAAGATGCGCGGCATCGGTACGCCTAACACCCTGCGCCACACCATCCACACCTGGCACAAGCGCTACGGCGTGCCCGACGCGCAGATCGACGCCGCCGCCGGTCACAGCGAAGAGGGCACCGGCGCGAACTACACGCACCTTCGCCCCGAGTATCTGCGGGAATTTATTGCCTCCACTGAGGCGTTCTGGGCGGCTGTCGAAGAGCATACCAGCGCCCATCTGCTCTATCCGCGAGAAGTAAACGTTGAGTCCATCGCCGCCATGAGATGCAGGCGATGA
- a CDS encoding MT-A70 family methyltransferase yields the protein MNAALHSVTGSTVVLTVAHLDHQPENCAEENLRAMCQRCHLGYDRDYHAFNVRQTMSRRRLQAAGNLELFGGDLGTPTLPALPEVLAPPAPASANWPFGELRPGGYGVIYADPPWRFANFSAKGKAKNPLAHYPCMSIADLARMPVARLAAPDCALIMWATAPLLDRAIELLRAWGFTFKSAGAWAKRTSTDRTWAFGTGYVLRSAAEFYLVGTIGKPRVQSRRVRNLLVAPVREHSRKPDSMIADVEALYAGPYVELFARQRRPGWDCWGNDVDLFPELAQ from the coding sequence GTGAACGCCGCCCTGCATAGCGTCACCGGCTCAACGGTGGTGCTCACCGTCGCGCACCTCGACCACCAGCCCGAGAACTGCGCGGAGGAGAACCTCCGCGCCATGTGCCAGCGTTGCCACCTCGGCTACGACCGCGATTACCACGCATTCAACGTCCGACAGACGATGTCCCGCCGGCGGCTGCAGGCCGCCGGCAACCTTGAACTGTTTGGCGGCGACTTGGGCACCCCGACTCTGCCGGCGCTCCCGGAGGTACTCGCGCCGCCCGCCCCCGCCTCGGCCAATTGGCCATTCGGCGAGCTGCGCCCAGGCGGCTATGGTGTGATCTATGCAGACCCGCCTTGGCGCTTTGCAAACTTCTCGGCCAAGGGCAAGGCCAAGAACCCGCTGGCACATTACCCGTGCATGTCGATCGCGGATCTAGCCCGCATGCCCGTCGCGCGGCTCGCCGCGCCCGATTGCGCGCTGATCATGTGGGCGACGGCGCCGCTGCTCGACCGCGCGATCGAGCTGCTGCGAGCATGGGGCTTCACCTTCAAGAGCGCCGGTGCCTGGGCGAAGCGCACGTCGACCGACCGCACCTGGGCGTTCGGCACCGGCTATGTCCTCCGTTCGGCGGCCGAGTTCTATCTCGTCGGCACGATCGGCAAGCCCCGCGTCCAGTCGCGCCGCGTGCGCAACCTGCTCGTCGCGCCCGTACGTGAGCACAGCCGCAAGCCCGACAGCATGATTGCCGACGTCGAAGCGCTCTACGCCGGCCCCTATGTCGAGTTGTTCGCCCGCCAGCGCCGGCCAGGCTGGGATTGCTGGGGCAACGACGTCGATCTGTTTCCGGAGCTGGCACAATGA
- a CDS encoding DUF2312 domain-containing protein, whose product MKANPDASAQQLRQLLERIERLEEEKAGIAGDINDVYAEAKSTGFDVKTMRTIVKLRRMDKHHREEAAAFLETYTSALGL is encoded by the coding sequence ATCAAGGCAAATCCCGACGCATCGGCACAGCAGCTCAGGCAGCTACTTGAGCGCATAGAGCGTCTTGAGGAGGAAAAGGCCGGAATCGCAGGCGACATAAACGATGTCTACGCCGAGGCGAAATCGACCGGCTTTGACGTCAAGACCATGCGCACGATCGTCAAATTGCGGCGCATGGATAAGCACCACCGTGAGGAAGCGGCGGCCTTCCTCGAAACTTACACTTCGGCGCTCGGGCTGTGA
- a CDS encoding toprim domain-containing protein yields MRDDLLKDVLANLKRDFGFKEKGAWLQEGRCEQCGKKEAYARADNPWVVKCGRQNRCGADTHVKDLYPELFENWSNRHKQSREEPNAAADAYLLHARGFDLAPLRGAFAQEWYRDQDLGLTSATVRFPLPGAGYWERLIDQPSRFGKKKARFSVGSSWRGNCWLYPKHDMQGLARAGEVWITEGIFDAIALIQKGKLHAVSAMSCNVYPEHFLAELRRVCGEMNIPTPKLIWAFDVGAAGVKFTRKFVEQARKDGWRCGAAQVRPDGEGEKRDWNDLGQLDKLEPGDLDEYRWNGEITIAATAGAKALLVYERKRLESFPLTFGGKQLWANFSIERIQGELQSLLESQDPEFADFAALPFDDQWNKAAERAVAIEELANCTFRTLYFQRDPNLEEGAYFLRVSFPNGQQLKATFTGAACSGSGDFKKRLASVAPGAQWTGNQYQIDKLMQQQWTNIRVVDAIQFTGYSIDHEAWIFGDVAVHKGRVYQPNDEDFFVLGKRSVKLRTSERMLRIDYDADKLDLSWLEPLHTAYGPKGVVSLAFWCLALFADHIRREQDSLGFLEMTGEPGTGKTTLLEFLWKLLGRVNYEGFDPTKATSAGIARTLGQVGNLPVVLIEGDRNQDTPHSKRFEWDELKTAYNGRAVRTRAIANGGMETFEPPFRGAVVIAQNAPVEASPALRERIMGMHFDKSLFSAAGKRAGEALSRADVETLSGFVVHVVKAEEAILAEYRKAFAKRETALAMIEGVRNGRLVKNHAQIAAMLDAMAATLLKPLPSRVVGEAHDLIGQMLLERQRSVETDHPSVELFWERFDHIESLEDPRTERPIDHSLNPELIAINLPQFETRCADLRLQLPCLITELKRLLKGSKARRFVDVKSVKSKTGKTVTCWVFANPPERQQAKAKEHF; encoded by the coding sequence ATGCGCGACGATTTGCTCAAGGACGTCCTGGCCAACCTGAAGCGAGATTTTGGCTTCAAGGAAAAGGGCGCCTGGCTGCAGGAAGGCCGGTGCGAGCAGTGTGGCAAGAAAGAAGCCTATGCGCGCGCTGACAACCCCTGGGTGGTGAAGTGCGGCCGCCAGAACAGGTGCGGCGCCGACACCCACGTCAAGGATCTCTATCCCGAGCTCTTCGAAAACTGGTCGAACCGGCATAAGCAGAGCCGCGAGGAGCCGAATGCCGCGGCCGATGCGTACCTGCTACACGCTCGCGGCTTCGACCTCGCGCCCCTGCGCGGCGCCTTCGCGCAGGAATGGTATCGCGATCAGGACCTCGGCCTCACCAGCGCCACGGTGCGCTTTCCGCTGCCCGGTGCCGGCTATTGGGAGCGGTTGATCGATCAGCCCAGCCGCTTCGGGAAGAAGAAGGCGCGGTTCAGCGTAGGATCGAGCTGGCGCGGCAACTGCTGGCTCTACCCGAAGCACGACATGCAGGGTCTCGCCCGCGCGGGCGAGGTTTGGATCACCGAGGGCATCTTCGACGCGATCGCGCTGATCCAGAAGGGCAAGCTGCACGCCGTCTCGGCGATGTCCTGCAACGTCTATCCCGAGCACTTCCTTGCCGAGCTGCGGCGCGTGTGCGGCGAGATGAACATCCCCACGCCGAAGCTGATCTGGGCCTTCGATGTCGGCGCGGCTGGCGTGAAGTTTACCCGCAAATTCGTCGAGCAGGCGCGCAAGGATGGCTGGCGCTGCGGCGCCGCCCAGGTGCGTCCTGACGGCGAAGGGGAAAAGCGCGATTGGAACGATCTGGGCCAGCTCGACAAGCTAGAGCCGGGTGACCTCGACGAATATCGCTGGAATGGCGAGATCACGATCGCGGCGACTGCCGGGGCGAAAGCGCTGCTCGTTTATGAGCGCAAGAGGCTCGAGTCTTTCCCGCTCACCTTCGGCGGCAAGCAGCTCTGGGCGAACTTTTCGATCGAGCGGATTCAGGGCGAGCTGCAGTCGCTGCTCGAAAGCCAGGATCCGGAATTCGCCGACTTCGCGGCGCTCCCGTTCGACGATCAGTGGAACAAGGCCGCCGAGCGCGCTGTCGCGATCGAAGAGCTGGCAAACTGCACCTTCCGCACTCTCTATTTTCAGCGCGATCCCAACCTTGAAGAGGGCGCCTACTTCCTTCGCGTCTCCTTCCCCAACGGGCAGCAGCTGAAAGCCACCTTCACCGGCGCCGCGTGCTCCGGATCGGGCGACTTCAAGAAGCGCCTGGCGAGCGTCGCCCCCGGCGCGCAGTGGACCGGCAATCAGTATCAGATCGACAAGCTGATGCAGCAGCAGTGGACGAACATCCGCGTCGTCGATGCGATCCAGTTCACCGGCTATTCGATCGACCACGAGGCTTGGATTTTCGGCGACGTCGCCGTCCACAAGGGCCGCGTCTATCAGCCGAACGACGAGGATTTCTTCGTGCTCGGCAAGCGATCGGTGAAGCTGCGCACCTCTGAGCGCATGCTGCGAATCGACTACGATGCCGACAAGCTCGACCTGAGCTGGCTGGAGCCGCTGCACACAGCCTACGGGCCAAAGGGCGTCGTCTCCCTCGCCTTCTGGTGCCTGGCGCTGTTCGCCGACCATATTCGCCGCGAGCAGGACAGCCTGGGCTTCCTAGAAATGACCGGCGAGCCGGGCACCGGCAAGACGACGCTGCTGGAATTCCTCTGGAAACTGCTCGGCCGCGTCAATTACGAAGGCTTCGACCCAACCAAGGCGACCAGCGCCGGCATCGCGCGCACGCTGGGCCAGGTGGGCAACCTGCCGGTGGTGCTCATCGAGGGCGACCGCAATCAGGATACGCCCCACAGCAAGCGCTTCGAGTGGGACGAGCTAAAAACCGCCTATAACGGCCGCGCGGTACGCACCCGCGCAATCGCGAATGGCGGCATGGAAACCTTCGAGCCGCCGTTCCGCGGCGCCGTGGTGATCGCCCAGAACGCGCCCGTGGAAGCCTCGCCTGCTCTGCGCGAGCGCATCATGGGCATGCACTTCGACAAGTCGCTCTTCTCGGCCGCCGGCAAGCGGGCGGGCGAGGCACTGTCGCGCGCGGACGTGGAAACGCTCTCCGGGTTCGTCGTGCATGTGGTGAAGGCCGAGGAGGCGATCCTCGCCGAATACCGCAAGGCGTTCGCCAAGCGCGAGACTGCGCTCGCAATGATCGAGGGCGTGCGCAACGGCCGCCTGGTCAAGAACCATGCCCAGATCGCGGCGATGCTCGACGCGATGGCGGCGACGCTGCTCAAGCCGCTGCCCTCGCGCGTCGTGGGCGAGGCGCACGACCTGATCGGCCAGATGCTGCTGGAGCGGCAACGCTCGGTCGAAACCGATCACCCGAGCGTCGAGCTGTTCTGGGAGCGCTTCGACCACATCGAGAGCCTGGAAGATCCGCGCACCGAGCGGCCGATTGATCACAGCCTCAATCCCGAGCTGATCGCCATCAACCTTCCGCAATTCGAGACGCGGTGCGCCGACCTGCGCCTGCAGCTCCCCTGCCTGATCACCGAGCTGAAACGGCTCCTCAAGGGCTCGAAAGCCCGCCGTTTCGTCGACGTGAAGTCCGTCAAATCGAAGACCGGCAAAACCGTGACCTGCTGGGTCTTCGCCAACCCTCCCGAACGTCAACAAGCCAAAGCGAAGGAGCACTTTTGA
- a CDS encoding DUF2171 domain-containing protein, whose translation MDDRNNRYGPYGPTGYNDSGTPGDYGRDYGSGRDYTYSSARDYAAAGELGRGRDRSQRDNWNRGRSQDRSRYGAQGYGQRTQERGGWDGGWDGGDNDWSDTGSRSYSNYGGYSAQDRDRDYGQRNYGNSDWGNRDSFARSYGQQDQDRSRYDRQDQGRSAYGYDRNRGEDLRGYDRDRGFFDRAGDEVRSWFGDEEAERRRRQDQRYDEQQGRTEGHSDNHYGEWRRSRIQEFDRDYDEYRKENAQRFHNEFDTFRTERTGQRDALRRVTEHMEVLGSDGSHVGTVDKVRGDRIILTKNDTDAEGRHHSIPSRWIQTVDDKVTLRKTADEAKSHWRDEEQSGAMFGEDKSKSTATTTDQTTTGDRSQDWSTTGNLNSSFKGTY comes from the coding sequence ATGGACGACCGCAACAATCGCTACGGCCCCTATGGCCCCACCGGCTACAACGACAGTGGCACCCCCGGCGACTATGGCCGTGATTATGGCTCCGGCCGCGATTACACCTATAGCAGCGCACGCGATTATGCCGCCGCCGGCGAGCTTGGCCGCGGGCGCGATCGCAGCCAGCGCGACAACTGGAACCGCGGGCGCAGCCAGGATCGCTCGCGCTATGGCGCGCAGGGCTATGGCCAGCGCACCCAGGAGCGCGGCGGCTGGGACGGCGGCTGGGACGGCGGCGACAATGACTGGAGCGACACCGGTTCGCGCAGCTACAGCAACTATGGTGGCTATTCGGCTCAGGATCGTGACCGCGATTATGGCCAGCGCAACTATGGCAACAGCGACTGGGGCAACCGCGACTCCTTCGCGCGCAGCTATGGTCAGCAGGACCAGGATCGTTCGCGCTATGATCGCCAGGATCAGGGCCGCAGTGCTTATGGTTATGACCGCAACCGCGGCGAAGACCTCCGCGGCTATGATCGCGATCGCGGCTTTTTCGATCGCGCCGGCGACGAAGTCCGCTCGTGGTTTGGCGACGAGGAAGCGGAACGCCGCCGCCGCCAGGACCAGCGCTATGACGAGCAGCAGGGTCGCACCGAAGGCCATTCGGACAATCATTATGGCGAATGGCGCCGCAGCCGGATCCAGGAATTCGACCGCGACTATGACGAATATCGGAAGGAAAACGCCCAGCGTTTCCACAACGAGTTCGATACCTTCCGTACCGAGCGCACCGGCCAGCGCGACGCGCTCCGCCGCGTGACCGAGCACATGGAAGTGCTGGGTTCGGATGGCAGCCATGTCGGCACGGTGGACAAGGTTCGCGGTGACCGCATCATCCTGACCAAGAACGACACCGATGCCGAAGGTCGCCACCACTCGATCCCGTCGCGCTGGATCCAGACGGTCGACGACAAGGTGACGCTGCGCAAGACCGCGGATGAAGCCAAGAGCCATTGGCGCGACGAAGAGCAGTCGGGCGCGATGTTTGGCGAGGACAAGTCCAAGTCGACCGCGACGACCACCGATCAGACCACCACGGGCGACCGGTCGCAGGACTGGAGCACGACGGGTAATCTGAATTCGAGCTTCAAGGGCACCTACTAA
- a CDS encoding GDSL-type esterase/lipase family protein — protein MLRLALVAALMLAPAETSVPLHAGGRVTADGRFGWPGVYFEGRFKGTAVTVSVEADTDLLAVLIDGVERAVLEKPGKVQRRFDGLADGEHVIRVEKLTETQRGYSRMIGVTTNGTPLAPPVHARQVEFIGDSHSVGYGDTATTRDCTPEKVHDTTNTQLAFGPLLAKKWDDEYRVIAFSGRGVVRNYAGGSPGETLPVLYPRAIPGEAAPAVRDGWKPQLIVINLGTNDFSTPVHAGEAWKDAAALHADYHAKYVAFVRQLQAANPSARFLLMGAPAFIADVRAVAAATGTTPVAVPPLEFTACNFHPSLKDQQQMADLVEQAARTLK, from the coding sequence ATGCTTCGCCTTGCCCTTGTCGCCGCGCTGATGCTCGCGCCTGCCGAAACGTCCGTACCGCTGCATGCTGGCGGCCGGGTGACCGCCGATGGCCGCTTCGGCTGGCCCGGCGTCTATTTCGAGGGACGGTTCAAGGGAACCGCGGTGACGGTCTCGGTCGAGGCCGATACCGATCTTCTCGCCGTGCTGATCGACGGGGTCGAGCGCGCGGTGCTGGAGAAGCCGGGCAAGGTGCAGCGCCGCTTCGACGGACTGGCAGACGGCGAGCACGTCATCCGGGTCGAAAAGCTGACCGAAACGCAGCGCGGCTATAGCCGGATGATCGGCGTCACGACCAACGGCACACCGCTCGCACCGCCGGTACATGCGCGCCAGGTGGAGTTCATCGGGGACTCGCACAGCGTCGGCTATGGCGACACCGCGACCACGCGCGATTGCACCCCGGAGAAGGTTCACGACACGACCAACACCCAGCTGGCCTTCGGCCCGCTGCTCGCCAAGAAATGGGATGACGAGTATCGCGTGATCGCCTTTTCGGGCCGGGGGGTGGTGCGCAACTATGCGGGCGGCAGCCCGGGCGAGACGCTGCCGGTGCTCTACCCACGCGCCATCCCCGGCGAGGCGGCGCCCGCAGTGCGGGATGGCTGGAAGCCGCAGCTGATCGTGATCAACCTGGGCACCAACGACTTCTCGACCCCCGTCCATGCCGGTGAGGCGTGGAAGGACGCGGCGGCGCTGCACGCCGACTATCACGCCAAATATGTCGCGTTTGTGCGCCAGTTGCAGGCGGCGAACCCAAGTGCGCGATTCCTGTTGATGGGGGCGCCGGCCTTTATCGCGGACGTACGCGCGGTCGCGGCGGCGACGGGCACGACGCCGGTGGCCGTGCCGCCGCTGGAATTCACCGCCTGCAACTTCCATCCTTCGCTGAAGGATCAGCAGCAGATGGCGGATCTGGTCGAGCAAGCGGCGCGGACGCTGAAGTAG
- the katG gene encoding catalase/peroxidase HPI: MNAESQCPMHGGKMEGNAVLFDMTNRTWWPNQLDLTVLHQNPPAGDPMGAEFDYAAEFHKLDLAAVKADIFALMTDSQDWWPADFGHYGPLFIRMAWHSAGTYRIGDGRGGAGSGTQRFAPLNSWPDNANLDKARMLLWPIKQKYGRALSWADLLILTGNCALESMGFKTAGFGGGRADIWEPERDINWGPEREWLQTSDKPGGRYSGERDLSNPLAAVQMGLIYVNPEGPDGNPDPLLAAHDIRETFARMAMNDEETVALIAGGHTFGKTHGAADPSQYIGPEPEGAGIEMQALGWANSYGTGNAGDTITSGLEVTWTETPTQWGMGFFKNLFDYEYELTKSPAGAHQWVAKDAGEVIPDAHDPSKKHRRTMLTTDLALRFDPVYGAISRHFYENPDAFAHAFAEAWYKLTHRDSGPHAKLLGPEVPAEPRLWQDPVPAVDHPLIDATDIAALKTEILGAGLSIARLVKTAWASASTYRGTDKRGGANGARIRLAPQKDWAVNEPAELATALGVLEGIQAKFNAGQTGGKKVSLADLIVLGGTAAVEAAAKKAGHDLSLPFVPGRTDASEEQTDAHSFEALEPRVDGFRNYVGDTMGWSEEELLVDRAALLTLSAPEMTVLVGGLRMLGANHGDAKHGVFTDRPETLTNDFFRNLLTTSFTAKWAAQGDGSFVATDRKTGESKWIGTRVDLIFGSNAQLRALAEAYATDDAEAAFVEAFGKAWTKVMHADRVDL, encoded by the coding sequence ATGAACGCCGAATCCCAATGCCCGATGCATGGTGGCAAGATGGAGGGTAACGCCGTCCTGTTCGACATGACGAACCGGACCTGGTGGCCCAACCAGCTCGACCTGACCGTGCTCCACCAGAACCCGCCCGCCGGTGATCCGATGGGCGCCGAGTTCGACTATGCCGCCGAATTCCACAAGCTCGATCTGGCCGCGGTGAAGGCCGACATCTTCGCGCTGATGACCGACTCGCAGGATTGGTGGCCCGCGGACTTCGGCCATTATGGCCCGCTGTTCATCCGCATGGCCTGGCACAGTGCTGGCACCTATCGCATCGGCGATGGCCGTGGTGGTGCAGGCTCAGGCACGCAGCGTTTCGCGCCGCTCAACTCCTGGCCGGACAACGCCAATCTCGACAAGGCGCGCATGCTGCTCTGGCCGATCAAGCAGAAATACGGCCGAGCGCTGTCCTGGGCGGACCTCCTGATCCTCACCGGCAATTGCGCGCTGGAATCGATGGGCTTCAAGACCGCCGGTTTCGGCGGCGGCCGCGCCGATATCTGGGAGCCGGAGCGCGACATCAACTGGGGTCCCGAGCGCGAATGGCTGCAGACCAGCGACAAGCCAGGCGGCCGCTATTCGGGTGAGCGTGACCTGTCGAACCCCCTGGCGGCGGTGCAGATGGGTCTCATCTACGTCAATCCGGAAGGGCCGGACGGCAACCCCGATCCGCTGCTCGCCGCGCACGATATCCGCGAGACCTTCGCGCGCATGGCGATGAACGACGAGGAGACCGTTGCGCTGATCGCCGGCGGCCACACCTTCGGCAAGACGCACGGCGCCGCGGACCCGAGCCAGTATATCGGCCCGGAGCCGGAAGGCGCGGGGATCGAGATGCAGGCGCTCGGCTGGGCCAACAGCTATGGCACGGGCAATGCCGGCGACACGATCACCAGCGGCCTGGAAGTCACCTGGACCGAGACACCGACGCAGTGGGGCATGGGTTTCTTCAAGAACCTGTTCGACTATGAATATGAGCTCACCAAGAGCCCGGCGGGCGCGCACCAATGGGTGGCGAAGGATGCGGGCGAGGTGATCCCGGACGCGCATGACCCGTCGAAGAAGCATCGCCGGACGATGCTGACCACCGACCTCGCGCTGCGCTTCGATCCCGTCTATGGCGCGATCTCGCGGCACTTCTACGAGAATCCGGATGCCTTCGCCCATGCCTTTGCCGAGGCCTGGTACAAGCTGACCCACCGCGACAGCGGGCCGCACGCCAAGCTGCTCGGGCCCGAAGTGCCGGCCGAGCCGCGGCTTTGGCAGGACCCGGTACCGGCGGTAGACCACCCGCTGATCGATGCGACCGATATCGCGGCGCTCAAGACCGAGATCCTCGGTGCGGGCCTGTCGATCGCGCGGCTGGTGAAGACCGCCTGGGCCTCGGCCAGCACCTATCGCGGCACCGACAAGCGCGGTGGCGCCAATGGTGCACGCATCCGCCTCGCGCCGCAAAAGGATTGGGCGGTGAACGAGCCGGCCGAACTCGCCACGGCGCTCGGCGTGTTGGAGGGCATCCAGGCGAAGTTTAACGCAGGCCAGACCGGCGGCAAGAAGGTGTCGCTCGCCGACCTGATCGTGCTCGGCGGCACCGCGGCGGTGGAAGCGGCGGCGAAGAAGGCGGGACATGATCTGTCGCTGCCCTTCGTCCCCGGGCGTACAGATGCGAGCGAGGAACAGACCGACGCGCACAGCTTCGAAGCGCTCGAACCCAGGGTGGACGGTTTCCGCAACTATGTGGGCGACACCATGGGCTGGTCGGAAGAGGAACTGCTGGTCGACCGCGCCGCGCTGTTGACGCTCAGCGCACCCGAGATGACCGTGCTGGTCGGCGGCCTGCGCATGCTCGGCGCTAACCATGGCGATGCCAAACACGGGGTGTTCACCGATCGCCCGGAAACACTGACCAACGACTTCTTCCGCAACCTGCTGACCACCAGCTTCACCGCGAAATGGGCAGCGCAGGGCGACGGCAGCTTCGTCGCGACCGATCGCAAGACCGGCGAGAGCAAGTGGATCGGCACCCGCGTCGATCTCATCTTCGGCTCCAACGCGCAGCTGCGCGCGCTGGCAGAGGCCTATGCCACCGACGATGCCGAGGCGGCGTTCGTCGAGGCGTTCGGCAAGGCGTGGACCAAGGTGATGCACGCGGACCGCGTCGACCTGTGA